In Desulfovibrio aminophilus, the sequence ACGAGGTCCTCCCCAAGAGCAGCAAAAACGGAAAGACGGCCCTGGCCGAGGACTATTACGAATATTTCCGCCGCGCTCCCGCGGACCCCGCCGATGCGGAGCTCTGGATGCAGGTGAAGCACATCAAGGACGTCCGGCCCGGCGACATCATCGCCTACAAGTACACCGACTCCGGCAAGCACTCCACCACCGGGCACGTGATGGTCGCCTACTCGCGGCCCGCGCAGTCGCGCTGCGACGATGCGGACCAGTACTGGGTCTACGTCTCCGACTCCGCCAACAGCGGCCACCGGGACGACACCAGGAACGGGAAGGGCCCCTTCGCCCCGTCCTTCCACTACGTGGCCTACAACGGCTCCCACGGGGAACCGTCGGGCGTGGGCATCGGCAAGCTCTGGTTCAACACGGGCTCCAGCCCCTACTACCGCTGGAACAGCTGTTCGGGGAACAAGCACTCCGACATCCAGATCGCCATCGGACGCCCCATCCGGCTCAAGGCGGAATGAAAAAACGGTCCGGGTCGGCAAGCGCGCCGGACCGGAATCTCCATTGCGGGACGCGCCCGCGTCCGGCGGGTCAGCCCGCCGAGGCCACCCCGTAGGCCAGGACCCGGTTGCGGCCCGCGCGCTTGGCCTCGTAGAGCGCATGGTCCGCGCGGGACAGGGCCGCGTCCACGCCCGGCTCGCCCGGCAGGACTTCCGAGACCCCCACGCTGATGGTCATGCCCCCGGCCGCGCCGTCCAGCCGCAGCCCCTCCACGGCCGCGCGCAGCCGTTCGGCCAGGACCAGGGCCCCCTCCCGGCCGGTCTCCGGCAGGAGCACGGCGAACTCCTCGCCGCCCATGCGCGCCGCCAGGTCCTGGCCGCGCAGCAGGCTCCGACACAGCCCGGCGAAGGCCCGCAGGGCCGCGTCGCCCGCGTCGTGGCCTCGCGCGTCATTGATCCGCTTGAAAAAGTCGATGTCCGCCATGAGCACGGCCAAGGGCTTCTCTTCGCGCCGCGCCCGGCTGATCTCCCGCGCGCTCTCCTCGAAGAAGCGCGAGCGGTTGGCCAGGCCGGTGAGCGGGTCGGTGCTGGCCAGCCATTGGAGATGGGCCTCCATCTCCTTGCGCCGGGTCACGTCCAGCAGGATCGCCAGCACGGTCTCCCGGCCCCCGGCCACGGCCGTGGTCGTCACCAGGAGCACGTCCCGGGGCCGTCCGTCCGGGGGAACGACGCGGGCCTCGAACTCCGCCACCTCCCCGGCGGGCGGCGGGTTCTCGGTCAGCCGGGCGAAGTCCCCGGCCTGGAAGCAGGCCCGGATGGCCCCGGCGTCGGCGCAGGCGGCCTCGCCGAAAAAGCGGCGCGCGGCGGCGTTGGCCTGGAGCAGCGCCCCGTGGCTGCGGGAAAGGATGAGCAGGGGCGCGGGCACGGCCCGGAGCAGGGTCTGGAGCATGCGGCGGTGTTCGTCCAGCTCCTGTCCGGCCCGCTCGGCGGCCCGGGAGGCGGCCCATTCCCGGCGCTGGAGCCGGTTGGAGCGGGAGAGCAGGAGCAGGAGCACGGCGTTCTCCGTGCCCAGGGCCAGCAGCAGGCCCAGCTCCCAGGCGGCCCAGGGCTTGCCCGCGAGGTGGAAGGCCAGGGCCAGCCCGCTGCCCAGCAGGCTGACCGCGGCGGCGGCGCTGAAGACCAGCGGGAAGCCCAGGATGTAGATGATCGGCAGCACGAAGAGGAAGAACAGGGCCGCCTCGGTCTGGGGCGAGAGGAGCACGGCGCAGGCCGGAACGGCGGCCGCGCACCAGACCAGGCCCAGGGTGTGCAGCTCCCGGAATCCCCGCACCCGGGGCAGGGCCGCCAGGCAGCCCAGGGAGACGAGCACCAGGATCGAACGGGTCGTGACGGCCACCGCGAAATGGGGCCTGCCGTAAAAACGCAGGAAGTCGTTGGCGTAGAACAGCGCGGTGAGCAGCGCGGCCCAGAAGAAGGCCAGCCGGCAATAGCGCAGCCATTCCGGCAGGCGTTCCGCGCGGAACTCCGACTCGCGGGCCGGATCGGAGAACTCCCCGCCACGGGAAAATGCATGGGCCCGAGTCCGCATCGGTTTCCCCCCGAAAACCGTCAGCCGCCCGGGTTCCGGCGGATGCGCCGGAGCGGAAGGCCAGGCAGCCGGACTACCCCGGATCGCGCCGCGCCGCAAGGCCTCCGGCGCGCCCCGGCCTCAGTGCCCCGCCAGGGCCCTGATCCGCGCCAGGGAATCCAGGAACCGCTCCGGCCCCAGGCGCAGGACGCCGCTGAAGGGCGTGTCCAGCTCCCGGATGAGCCAGATGTTGATGAGCACGAGGAGCAGCATCATGCCCATGTACCAGACGTCGGCCACGCCGTGGCCCAGGTCGGTGTAGAACAGCGCCACCAGGGTGAAGACGAAGCCCAGGTGGATGAGCAGCCAGAAGGGCCAGAGCAGGCTGCCGCGCACCTGCTCCAGCCGGGCGTGGCGGTAGCGCGACAGGTCCTTGAGTTCCTCCAGCATGCGCACGTGATACATGGTCTTGACCGCGTCGTCGGGACGGAGGCGCTCCCACTCCCGCCAGAGCGCGTCGTAGCGCTCCTGGGTGGCCGGGCTGCGGCGGTCCTGGGACATGGCCACCCACTCCTCGCGGGCCACGGAGTCCAGGTAGGCCTCCAGGGCCCGGACGAACGGCTCGGAATGGGGCAGGACCTGGGCCTCGCGGGCCAGGATCACGGTGGTGTAGGACTCGTGGGCCAGGTCCTCGGAGGTGTCGGTGAAGTTGTTCCAGAGCGTCATGACCGCGAAACTCAGGAAGAAGGTGTAGAGCGTGGCGAAATAGCCGATGTTGGTGGCCAGCAGGTTCTTCTGCAGGGGGTCCAGGCCGTGGGGCCTGCGGCGGCGGATGAGGAAGGCCCCCAGGGTTCCGGCCAGGGCCGCGGCCACCAGGGCGATGATGTTCCAGGCCTCCGGGCTCACGCGCCCTCCTTCTTGCCCGTGGACAGGCGCTCCACGAGGCGGTCGTAGTAGATCTCCTCCCGTTCGAAGGCCACGGGCCGCCCGCGGCGCATGTTCAGATCGCGGATCAGGAAGTTCACCCGCCGGATCTGGCGATAGCGCTCGCGCTCGTCGGGCATGGCCTTGAGCAGGTCCAGGGCCGTGTCGATCTCCCGGCCGCGCTCCAGCTCCGGCGGCAGGCAGCCCGCGTTCTTCAGGATGCGGTAGGCCATGCGCAGGTCCTCGGGGACCATGGAGAGGTCCTCCTCGGGCAGGGGCCTGCCCCTGCCTTCGAGGTTCTCGAAGCCGCCCTCGCGCATGTGCTTCTGGATG encodes:
- a CDS encoding DUF4239 domain-containing protein; translation: MSPEAWNIIALVAAALAGTLGAFLIRRRRPHGLDPLQKNLLATNIGYFATLYTFFLSFAVMTLWNNFTDTSEDLAHESYTTVILAREAQVLPHSEPFVRALEAYLDSVAREEWVAMSQDRRSPATQERYDALWREWERLRPDDAVKTMYHVRMLEELKDLSRYRHARLEQVRGSLLWPFWLLIHLGFVFTLVALFYTDLGHGVADVWYMGMMLLLVLINIWLIRELDTPFSGVLRLGPERFLDSLARIRALAGH
- a CDS encoding GGDEF domain-containing protein, which encodes MRTRAHAFSRGGEFSDPARESEFRAERLPEWLRYCRLAFFWAALLTALFYANDFLRFYGRPHFAVAVTTRSILVLVSLGCLAALPRVRGFRELHTLGLVWCAAAVPACAVLLSPQTEAALFFLFVLPIIYILGFPLVFSAAAAVSLLGSGLALAFHLAGKPWAAWELGLLLALGTENAVLLLLLSRSNRLQRREWAASRAAERAGQELDEHRRMLQTLLRAVPAPLLILSRSHGALLQANAAARRFFGEAACADAGAIRACFQAGDFARLTENPPPAGEVAEFEARVVPPDGRPRDVLLVTTTAVAGGRETVLAILLDVTRRKEMEAHLQWLASTDPLTGLANRSRFFEESAREISRARREEKPLAVLMADIDFFKRINDARGHDAGDAALRAFAGLCRSLLRGQDLAARMGGEEFAVLLPETGREGALVLAERLRAAVEGLRLDGAAGGMTISVGVSEVLPGEPGVDAALSRADHALYEAKRAGRNRVLAYGVASAG
- a CDS encoding DnaJ family domain-containing protein — its product is MFLFIERLAEEAIQKHMREGGFENLEGRGRPLPEEDLSMVPEDLRMAYRILKNAGCLPPELERGREIDTALDLLKAMPDERERYRQIRRVNFLIRDLNMRRGRPVAFEREEIYYDRLVERLSTGKKEGA